One stretch of Actinacidiphila sp. DG2A-62 DNA includes these proteins:
- a CDS encoding tetratricopeptide repeat protein, translating into MASGAGTEAGAGREVGAGTAPGGGAAPGGGAAATSGTATGEGATHVHGPGADAADAGAANPPGAAWEARNLALWAALDGYGEKGEAGAAEFRAAMDALVAELPAGDPVAAFERAAAWDSTGHSDRAVPLYREALRGRLPGERRRRAVIQLASSLRNLGRAQESVELLTAERAAGGDHLGDAVAAVLALALADAGRPREGVAVAVAALAPHLPRYQRSMAAYARALTEDAPRPDADA; encoded by the coding sequence ATGGCATCGGGAGCGGGCACGGAAGCGGGCGCGGGCAGGGAAGTGGGAGCAGGCACGGCACCGGGCGGGGGAGCGGCACCGGGCGGGGGAGCCGCGGCCACGTCGGGCACGGCGACCGGCGAGGGGGCGACGCACGTACACGGTCCCGGCGCGGACGCCGCCGACGCGGGCGCGGCGAACCCGCCCGGCGCGGCGTGGGAGGCGCGGAACCTCGCGCTGTGGGCCGCGTTGGACGGCTACGGCGAGAAGGGCGAGGCGGGCGCCGCGGAGTTCCGTGCGGCGATGGACGCGCTGGTGGCGGAGCTGCCGGCGGGCGACCCCGTCGCCGCGTTCGAGCGCGCCGCCGCCTGGGACTCCACCGGGCACTCCGACCGGGCGGTCCCCCTCTACCGGGAGGCGCTGCGGGGCCGCTTGCCGGGCGAGCGCCGGCGCCGCGCGGTGATCCAACTGGCCAGCTCCCTGCGGAATCTGGGCCGCGCGCAGGAGAGCGTCGAGCTGCTGACCGCCGAGCGCGCGGCCGGCGGCGACCACCTCGGCGACGCGGTCGCCGCGGTCCTCGCGCTCGCCCTGGCCGACGCGGGCCGCCCCCGCGAGGGCGTCGCCGTCGCAGTCGCCGCCCTGGCCCCCCACCTGCCGCGCTACCAGCGCTCGATGGCGGCCTACGCGCGCGCCCTGACCGAGGACGCCCCGCGGCCGGACGCGGACGCGTAG